Proteins encoded in a region of the Spiroplasma endosymbiont of Amphimallon solstitiale genome:
- a CDS encoding glycosyltransferase, translating to MLNNIKIISLKEIENLKNSDVLIFEQIFKNNRLAIKEKLKSASDFIRIVILNQYGGIYLNGDVELKSSIPRFLYACYGILLNIKIKKNDNYKLYFDTDFYFNFVEK from the coding sequence TTACTTAATAATATTAAAATTATTAGTTTAAAAGAAATAGAAAATTTAAAAAATAGTGATGTATTAATATTTGAACAAATATTTAAAAATAATAGATTAGCAATTAAAGAAAAACTAAAATCAGCATCAGATTTTATAAGAATTGTTATATTAAACCAATATGGAGGCATTTATTTAAATGGTGATGTTGAATTAAAAAGTTCAATCCCTAGATTTCTTTATGCTTGTTATGGTATTTTATTAAATATTAAAATTAAAAAAAATGATAATTATAAATTATATTTTGATACAGATTTTTACTTTAATTTTGTAGAAAAGTAA
- the metG gene encoding methionine--tRNA ligase produces MTKKFYITTPIYYPSAKLHLGHAYTTIIADVLARYKKMQGYEVFFLTGSDEHGQKIAKKADENKQTPQKFVDDIVVGFKNLWKNLNIDYDKFIRTTDKNHILSVHKIFSKLLKQNDIYLGKYEGSYCISCEEFLTDSQINKTNNTCKICQGNIITLSEPSYFLKLEKYTKQLLKYYDEHPLFLWPLNRKTEMINNFITPGLENLSVTRTSFTWGVPVLENPKHVIYVWIDALSNYLTGLGYLQDDDINFKKFWLDSNCEIVNLVGKEISRFHMIYWPILLMALNLRQPNRILAHGWITNEEGKMSKSKSNVIDPLVLVNRYGADGLRFFLMKEIIIGHDAKYSHELFLNCYNSYLVNDLGNLLSRTVTMIIKYCDGKIPKVNLNKLQPEAIEIIKIIKSTINDFNIEMDEYQIHEAINVVFKLITSGNKLIDLTKPWDLHKNNKTIELHNILNLLANILIISSALLSPILVNSSLRIHEQLGVLKITKPIVNINLNEVFNKSVNKKELLFPRLNIEDELSFLNNAFK; encoded by the coding sequence ATGACAAAAAAATTTTATATTACTACCCCTATTTATTATCCTAGTGCTAAGTTACACTTGGGACATGCTTATACAACAATTATTGCTGATGTTTTAGCTCGCTATAAGAAAATGCAAGGTTATGAAGTATTCTTTTTAACTGGAAGTGATGAACATGGTCAAAAAATTGCTAAAAAGGCGGATGAAAATAAACAAACTCCACAAAAATTTGTTGATGATATTGTTGTTGGGTTTAAGAATTTATGAAAAAACTTAAATATTGATTATGATAAATTTATTAGAACAACTGATAAAAATCATATTTTAAGTGTTCATAAAATATTTAGCAAATTATTAAAACAAAATGATATTTATTTGGGAAAATATGAAGGCTCATATTGTATTTCTTGTGAAGAATTTTTGACAGATAGCCAAATTAATAAAACTAATAATACATGTAAAATATGTCAAGGTAATATTATTACTTTATCAGAACCATCATATTTTTTAAAATTGGAAAAATATACTAAACAATTATTAAAATATTATGATGAACACCCATTATTTTTATGACCACTTAATCGTAAAACGGAAATGATTAATAATTTTATTACGCCAGGTTTAGAAAATTTAAGTGTTACTAGAACGAGTTTTACTTGAGGGGTACCAGTATTAGAAAATCCAAAACATGTTATTTATGTTTGAATTGATGCATTAAGTAATTATTTAACAGGATTAGGTTATTTACAAGATGATGACATTAATTTTAAAAAATTTTGACTAGATTCAAATTGTGAAATTGTGAATTTAGTTGGTAAAGAAATTAGTCGTTTTCATATGATTTATTGGCCAATTTTATTAATGGCATTAAACTTGAGACAACCAAATCGAATTTTGGCCCACGGTTGAATTACTAATGAAGAAGGAAAAATGTCAAAATCAAAAAGTAATGTTATTGATCCTTTAGTATTAGTAAATCGTTATGGTGCAGATGGATTACGGTTTTTTTTAATGAAAGAAATTATTATTGGTCATGATGCAAAATATAGTCATGAATTATTTTTAAATTGTTATAACTCTTATCTTGTTAATGATTTAGGTAATTTGCTTTCGCGAACAGTTACAATGATCATTAAATATTGTGATGGTAAAATTCCCAAAGTTAATTTAAATAAGTTACAACCAGAAGCAATAGAAATAATTAAAATTATTAAAAGTACTATTAATGATTTTAATATTGAAATGGATGAGTATCAAATTCATGAAGCAATTAATGTCGTTTTTAAATTAATAACTAGTGGTAATAAATTAATTGATTTAACAAAACCATGAGATTTACATAAAAATAATAAAACTATTGAATTACATAATATTTTAAATTTATTAGCAAATATTTTAATTATTAGTAGTGCTTTATTAAGTCCAATTTTGGTTAATAGTTCATTAAGAATTCATGAACAATTGGGTGTCTTAAAAATTACTAAACCAATAGTCAATATTAACTTGAATGAAGTTTTTAATAAATCTGTTAATAAAAAAGAGTTATTATTTCCAAGATTAAATATTGAAGATGAATTATCATTTTTAAACAATGCATTTAAATAA